One Verrucomicrobiota bacterium genomic window, AGTTTCAGGCGTGGAAACAGGTTTTCCAGACTGGGCCTCGGTGAGGGCTTGGATCACGTAGTTAATTATTTTATCACCTTCTTGCCTGTTATCGATAGCTCCGGCATAAATGATAACTCCCTCTGGATTAACCACAAAAACGTGGGGAGTGGTTTTGGCCCCGTATTCTTTTCCGACCTTACCATCCGGATCAAGCAGGATGGCCGTGGCTTTTGAACCTGTTTCTTTGGCTTTTACAGACTCTTTTTCGGGGGTATTAAAATCCTGATGGCCGGGATTTGTCGAATTAACCGACAACCAGACGGCTCCCATCCCGGTTGCTTTGGTTTGGGTTGCCTGCATCAGGCCCGGTTTGTACTGGCCCACGACAAACGGGCATCCATGGTTGAGCCATTCGAGCACGACATATTTTCCTTTAAAATCCGCCAGGCTTTCTGATTTTCCTGATGTATCTTTCAACGTAAATGAAGGTGCGGGTTGTCCGACCTGGGCTACTGCAAGGGCACTCACCATTCCCAATGTGCTGATACAGACAAGTGCAAAGAATGTTTTAAGGGTATTTGTCATAGATATATAGAATGGACTCGATTGATTTTTTTTCAAGTGACATTTACTGATGATCAAAAGATTGTTTTATCCAAAAAGCGGGATTATGGTGCTTATTTGTCAAAAAAACCTGCTAATTTGATTTAGCTCCTGCCGAGGGAAGGCTCTATAAGCCGGCGTTTTTGTAGGGCGCCTGGCTGATGTGGTCTTGGCAATACTCTTCCCCATCCGAGCCGGAGATCCGGAATTCCAAGTCAGGGTTTGAGACGTCCGTGCGGTGGCAGACCATACACTCGTGGAAAGAACTTTGTCCGTTGTCATTGATTGGCTTTTGGAATTCTTTAAGTCGGATCTTTTGTTGTGAAATGACTTTCCGGTTCCGGTAGATTTCGAGGTAGAAAGCCCAGAAGAAAAGGAAGTAATTACCGAAAGAAACGAGGATCGCCGCTTTTTGGGCGAAACTGCCAAAAAGTATCGCAGGGAGAAGCATGGCAGCGGAAATAATCCCGAGCCACTTGACCTTTAAGGGGATGATCATAAAAAAATGGATGATTTCGTCGGGGAATACTGTGGCGTAAGCAAATAGCAATGACAACATCAGGAATACATTATCGACTTGCCCGCGCACGACAAAAAAAGCGACAATGGTCATAAAAAACATGCCGCAAAGAAGGTAGAGGTTAAGTTTAAAAGTGCCCCATGCAGCCTCCAAGCTGTCGCCGATCGACCAGAAAAAGAGGAAATAAAACAAAATAAAAATCACCCATCCGCCCTTAAAAGAATCAGGCGGGATAAAGACATAGGTAATCAAACGCCAGAGTTCACCCGAGAGCACAGCTGCCGGGTCGAGGATTAAACGGGCCTGTAGGCCGGGCATCGCCATCACAAGGACAAAAAAAGCAGCCTGGACCAAGATTACATACCGGATGATTCCGGGAATAGCCAGTTTCCCGAAACGTTTTTCTAATCGAACAATAAGATTCATAAAGGCATAAGATGTTGTGAATCAGAATATATTGCAAGCCGTGCCCGAAAAAATAATTCTCTTGCTTGCGAAATTGACATCTTGATATATTTTTCATTAATGAAAAATATATTCATGGCACTCATGGCGGTTGCGGTAACCGTCAGTTTTACAACATCCACTCTCTCTGCAGGCACTTGCGGCGGGTGTAGTGGCTCCAAAGATAAAGAGACACCCAAAGACAGCGGTGATTCCAAGGATAAGCCGGCTAAATCCTGACTGCAGTTTTTGTCGAGGAATCCCCAACGGTTCTTTGGATAAGGTAATTAAATCAAAAGCGGGGCTTTAAGCCCCGCTTTTTTATCTCAAGAACACCCCCTTCTAGGAATCCCTGTATGATGTGCCGATACCGTTTAATGATCACAATAGTTACCTTGGTGGTCATTATAGCCGGTGGGACTTATTGGTATATGACAAGGGACATGCGGAGGATCAATAAACGTTTTGATATGATGATCGCGCAATTTGCAAAAACGGGGGTTGAGGCGGATATCGATCAACTTACTAAAACGGCTGTGGTTTCCGGGACATTTATGAATCCCGTAGCGATTGATTTTTTAGGGGAAATGGTTTCGGTCGGTGCTGATGAATTCAAAGGAGGCATTTATGAGGTGCGTAGCGGGGCCAAAAAAATCGAAATAAATGTCGAGGATAGACAATTGGTTTTGGACGAGGAAAA contains:
- a CDS encoding redoxin domain-containing protein, which produces MTNTLKTFFALVCISTLGMVSALAVAQVGQPAPSFTLKDTSGKSESLADFKGKYVVLEWLNHGCPFVVGQYKPGLMQATQTKATGMGAVWLSVNSTNPGHQDFNTPEKESVKAKETGSKATAILLDPDGKVGKEYGAKTTPHVFVVNPEGVIIYAGAIDNRQEGDKIINYVIQALTEAQSGKPVSTPETKPYGCGVKYQN